One window from the genome of Glycine soja cultivar W05 chromosome 12, ASM419377v2, whole genome shotgun sequence encodes:
- the LOC114379692 gene encoding 26S proteasome non-ATPase regulatory subunit 2 homolog A-like, whose protein sequence is MAPDPNRAGTSASANAAKDDAVAKKKVENEDLSDEDLALKQQLELYVERVQDPDQGLQKVALESMRQEIRTSTSSMTSVPKPLKFLRPHYGTLKTYYETMAESDLKKYLADILSVLALTMSAEGERESLKYRLLGSEGDIGSWGHEYVRNLAGEIAQEYAKRQSEEAPIDDLMELVQQIVAFHMKHNAEPEAVDLLMEVEDLDMLSGHVDKTNFKRTCLYLTSSARYLPGPDDMLVLDIAYSIYKQFEEYPNALQIALFMDNMQHVREVFTSCNDVLRKKQFCYMLARHGITFELDEKMVSDDEDRELLQEIINNSKLSEGYLTLARDIEVMEPKSPEDIYKAHLLDGRASAGASVDSARQNLAATFVNAFVNAGFGQDKLMTVPTDSSSSASSGNWLFKNKEHGKTSAAASLGMILLWDVDSGLAQIDKYFHSNDNHVIAGALLGVGIVNCSIKNDCDPAMALLGDYIDKEDTSTRIGAIMGLGIAYAGSQNEQLREKLTGVLNDSKASLEVLAFAAISLGLIYVGSCNEEIAQAIIYTLMDRSESELGEPLTRLLPLGLGLLYLGKQDSVEATAEVSKTFNEKIRKYCDMTLLSCAYAGTGNVLKVQNLLGHCSQHLDKGETHQGPAVLGIAMVAMAEELGLEMAIRSLEHLLQYGEQNIRRAVPLALGLLCISNPKVNVMDTLSRLSHDTDSEVAMAAVISLGLIGAGTNNARIAGMLRNLSSYYYKDTSLLFCVRIAQGLVHLGKGLLTLNPYHSDRFLLSPTALAGLITMLHACLDMKAIVLGKYHYVLYFLVLAMQPRMLLTVDENLKPLSVPVRVGQAVDVVGQAGRPKTITGFQTHSTPVLLAAGDRAELATEKYIPLSPILEGFVILKENPDYREE, encoded by the exons ATGGCGCCCGATCCTAATCGCGCCGGCACTAGCGCCAGCGCCAACGCCGCCAAAGACGACGCCGTCGCCAAAAAGAAGGTCGAAAACGAAGATCTG TCCGATGAGGATTTGGCGCTGAAGCAGCAATTGGAGTTGTACGTGGAAAGGGTTCAGGATCCTGACCAGGGATTGCAGAAGGTTGCACTCGAGAGCATGAG GCAAGAAATTCGAACTTCCACGAGCTCTATGACTTCGGTTCCTAAGCCGTTGAAGTTCCTTCGCCCTCATTATGGCACTCTTAAAACGTATTATGAAACTATGGCGGAGTCTGATTTGAAG AAGTACCTGGCGGATATATTGTCGGTTTTGGCACTCACAATGTCTGCCGAAGGCGAACGA GAAAGCCTCAAGTATAGACTATTGGGTTCTGAGGGTGACATTGGTTCCTGGGGCCACGAGTATGTTAG GAATCTGGCTGGAGAAATTGCTCAAGAATATGCAAAACGACAG AGTGAAGAGGCTCCCATAGATGATCTCATGGAACTTGTGCAACAAATTGTTGCTTTTCACATGAAG CATAATGCAGAACCTGAAGCTGTTGATCTTTTGATGGAG GTTGAAGATCTGGATATGTTGAGTGGACATGTTgacaaaacaaattttaaaaggaCTTGCCTATATCTCACCAGTTCAGCTAG ATACCTCCCGGGACCAGATGATATGCTAGTTTTGGACATTGCATATTCAATCTATAAACAATTTGAAGAATATCCAAATGCACTCCAAATTGCATTGTTCATGGATAACATGCAG CACGTGAGGGAGGTGTTCACCTCTTGTAATGATGTGCTGCGGAAGAAGCAATTCTGTTACATGCTTGCACGTCAT GGAATTACTTTTGAGCTTGATGAGAAGATGGTTTCAGACGATGAGGACAGAGAATTGTTGCAGGAAATCATAAACAATTCTAAGTTAAGTGAAGGATATCTCACCCTTGCTCGTGATATTGAGGTCATGGAGCCCAAGTCCCCTGAGGATATATACAAG GCACACTTGCTTGATGGCCGGGCTAGTGCTGGTGCAAGTGTTGACTCAGCTAGACAGAACCTTGCTGCAACTTTTGTTAATGCATTTGTAAATGCTGGCTTTGGTCAG GATAAATTAATGACTGTTCCAACAGATTCTTCAAGCAGTGCTTCTTCTGGAAATTGGCTTTTCAAAAATAAGGAACATGGGAAGACTAGTGCTGCAGCTAGTCTG GGTATGATTTTACTCTGGGATGTTGACTCGGGACTTGCTCAAATTGACAAGTACTTCCATAGTAATGATAATCATGTCATTGCTGGTGCATTACTGGGTGTTGGAATTGTGAATTGTAGTATCAAGAATGACTGTGATCCT GCAATGGCACTTCTAGGTGACTATATAGATAAAGAAGACACTTCAACAAGGATTGGTGCAATTATGGGTTTGGGAATTGCATATGCTGGTTCCCAGAATGAGCAG TTACGTGAGAAATTGACAGGTGTACTGAATGATTCTAAAGCTTCACTTGAGGTGCTTGCTTTTGCTGCTATTTCTTTGGGCTTGATCTATGTGGGTTCTTGCAATGAAGAAATTGCTCAAGCAATTATATATACACTAATGGACCGGAGTGAGTCAGAGTTGGGAGAGCCCCTTACACGACTTTTACCTCTCGGTCTTGGTCTTCTATATCTTGGAAAGCAG GACAGTGTTGAGGCAACTGCCGAAGTTTCAAAGACTTTCAATGAAAAAATTAGAAAGTATTGTGACATGACACTACTATCATGTGCCTATGCTGGAACTGGAAATGTCCTCAAG GTTCAAAATCTGTTGGGTCATTGTTCACAACATCTTGATAAAGGTGAAACTCACCAGGGTCCTGCTGTGCTTGGAATTGCTATGGTAGCTATGGCTGAAGAATTAGGACTTGAGATGGCGATTCGATCATTAGAACATCTTCTACAATATGGAGAGCAGAATATTCGCCGAGCAGTTCCTTTGGCACTTGGTCTACTCTGTATATCAAATCCAAAG GTCAATGTTATGGATACCTTAAGCAGACTTAGCCATGATACTGATTCAGAAGTAGCTATG GCAGCTGTTATCTCCTTGGGTCTGATAGGTGCTGGAACGAACAATGCTCGAATTGCTGGCATGCTTCGCAATCTTTCAAGTTATTACTACAAGGATACCAGCCTTCTATTCTGT GTGCGGATTGCCCAAGGTCTTGTACATTTGGGAAAGGGCTTATTAACACTTAATCCATATCATTCTGATCGCTTCTTACTGTCACC GACAGCACTTGCTGGATTAATTACCATGTTGCACGCATGCCTAGACATGAAAGCTATTGTGTTGGGAAAATATCACTATGTTCTCTACTTCCTCGTTTTGGCAATGCAG CCAAGGATGTTGTTGACTGTGGATGAGAACTTGAAGCCTCTATCAGTGCCTGTTCGTGTTGGACAAGCCGTAGATGTTGTTGGACAAGCAGGTCGTCCGAAAACAATCACTGGCTTTCAGACCCACTCCACCCCTGTTCTCCTGGCTGCTGGGGACAGGGCGGAGCTCGCAACGGAAAA ATACATTCCCCTATCACCAATTCTTGAAGGTTTTGTAATATTGAAGGAGAATCCAGATTACAGGGAAGAGTGA